In a genomic window of Larus michahellis chromosome 3, bLarMic1.1, whole genome shotgun sequence:
- the PTK2B gene encoding protein-tyrosine kinase 2-beta isoform X4, producing MAAITCSIPLPASSERGRLHPNLPGSKDTPGCLSWHRLPASSPAPLRRHATSSAPSWCPPPPLLLPPQTSAGGSGAATDVLLRHPDLPAPALLLGKRKGCSAPSTPGVVRMSSIPEALGRPRSSSSRSLAGTLEATLGMGTLEMDKEEMRILKVCFYSNSFNMGKNFKLVKCPVTTEIREVIRSILVSGRIGPDIKLAECYGLRLKHVKSDEIHWLHPDLTVGEVQEKYECLHLEAEWRYDLQIRYLPEDFIERFKEDRTTLLYFYQQLRSEYMQNYASKVSEGMALQLGCLELRRFYKDMPQNALDKKSNFEFLEKEVGLDLFFPSQMQENLKPKQFRKMIQQTFQQYALLREEECILKFLHTLATFANIDQESYRCELIQGWNITVDLVIGPKGIRQMTSKEAKPTCLAEFKHIKSIKCSSVEEGRAVLQLGLSGTPQSLAIKTASLAEAENMADLIDGYCRLQGHLETSLIIFPRREREKRISLPQIPAPHLEERQSTLSDSVSVDSDIYAEIPDESSRPRSGVQHYGISREDVTLGRILGEGFFGEVYEGIYTTPKGERVNVAVKTCKKDCSPENKDKFLSEAVLMKKLDHPHIVKLIGIAEEEPTWIIMELYPYGELGQYLEQNKPCLAVPTLILYALQISKALAYLEAINCVHRDIAVRNILVASPECVKLGDFGLSRYIEDEEYYKASVTRLPIKWMSPESINFRRFTTASDVWMFAVCMWEILSYGKQPFFWLENKDVIGVLERGDRLPKPDLCPPVLYTLMTRCWDYDPNERPKFKDLVCSLSDIYLMEKELAKEQERNNRHRPPKIMEPPSFQEPPPKPSRPRYKPPPQSNLLAPKLQFQVPEGLCASSPTLTSPIEYQSPANSLHTPPLNRHNVFKRHSMREEDFLRPSSREEAQKLWEMERLKMRQVLDKQQKQMVEDYQWLRQEEKALDPTVFMNNNAPPLLPEKETDYTEFTGPPQKPPRFGAQSIHPAPTANLDRTDDTVYSNVMDLVRAVLQLKNEISLLPPEEYIIVVKNVGLSLRKLIGSVDEILPILPAASRTEIEGTQKLLNKDLADLINKMRLAQQNAVTSLSEECKRQMLTASHTLAVDAKNLLDAVDQAKVQANLVKLCLE from the exons GGAAGGGATGCTCAGCCCCTAGCACCCCAGGCGTGGTGAGGATGTCATCCATCCCCGAGGCGCTGGGTCGCCCCCGGAGCAGCTCCTCCCGCAGCCTGGCCGGGACCCTGGAGGCCACCCTGGGCATGGGGACGTTGGAGATGGACAAGGAGGAGATGCGCATCCTCAAGGTCTGCTTCTACAGCAACAGCTTCAACATGGGCAAGAACTTCAAGCTGGTGAAGTGTCCGGTGACGACAGAGATCCGG gaGGTGATCAGGTCCATCCTGGTGAGCGGCCGCATCGGGCCTGACATCAAGTTGGCCGAGTGCTATGGGCTCCGCCTGAAGCACGTGAAGTCGGACGAGATCCACTGGCTGCACCCAGACCTGACGGTGGGTGAAGTGCAGGAGAAGTACGAGTGCCTGCACCTGGAGGCTGAGTGGAG GTACGATCTCCAAATCCGCTATCTGCCGGAGGATTTCATAGAGCGCTTCAAAGAGGACAGGACCACCTTGCTCTACTTCTACCAGCAG CTCCGGAGCGAGTACATGCAGAATTACGCCAGCAAGGTGAGCGAGGGCATGgccctgcagctgggctgcctgGAGCTCAG GAGGTTTTATAAGGACATGCCTCAGAATGCGCTGGATAAGAAATCCAACTTCGAGTTCCTGGA GAAGGAGGTGGGCCTGGACCTCTTCTTCCCCAGCCAGATGCAGGAGAACCTGAAG CCCAAGCAGTTCCGGAAGATGATCCAGCAGACCTTCCAGCAGTACGcgctgctgcgggaggaggagTGCATCCTCAAGTTCCTCCACACCCTCGCCACCTTCGCCAACATCGACCAGGAGAGCTACCGCTGCGAGCTCATC cAAGGGTGGAACATCACGGTGGACCTGGTCATCGGACCCAAGGGCATCCGGCAGATGACGAGCAAGGAGGCCAAG cccacgtGCTTGGCCGAATTCAAGCACATCAAGTCCATCAAGTGCTCCAGCGTGGAGGAGGGccgggctgtgctgcagctggggctcagCGGCACCCCCCAG TCCCTGGCTATCAAGACGGCTTCTCTGGCCGAGGCGGAGAACATGGCCGACCTCATCGATGGCTACTGCCGGCTGCAAGGGCACTTGGAAACCTCCCTCATCATCTTCCCCAGGAGAG AGCGGGAGAAGAGGATCAGCCTGCCGCAGATCCCGGCCCC gCACCTGGAGGAGAGACAGTCCACCCTGTCCGACAGCGTGAGCGTGG ATTCCGATATTTATGCTGAAATCCCCGACGAGTCTTCACGACCGAGGTCTGGAG TCCAGCACTACGGGATCTCCCGGGAGGACGTCACGTTGGGCAGGATCCTGGGAGAAGGCTTCTTCGGAGAGGTCTACGAAGGGATCTACACCACCCCG AAAGGGGAGCGGGTCAACGTGGCGGTGAAGACCTGCAAGAAGGACTGCAGCCCGGAGAACAAGGACAAGTTCCTGAGCGAAGCGG TGCTGATGAAGAAGCTGGACCACCCCCATATCGTGAAGCTCATCGGCATCGCAGAAGAGGAGCCCACCTGGATCATCATGGAGCTCTACCCCTACGGAGAG CTGGGGCAATACCTGGAGCAGAACAAGCCCTGCCTCGCCGTGCCCACCCTCATCCTCTACGCGCTGCAGATCAGCAAAGCCCTGGCCTACCTGGAGGCCATCAACTGCGTGCACAG GGATATTGCCGTGAGGAACATCCTGGTGGCCTCCCCAGAGTGTGTGAAGCTGGGCGACTTCGGGCTCTCCAGGTACATCGAGGACGAGGAGTACTATAAAG CGTCTGTCACCCGTCTCCCCATCAAGTGGATGTCACCCGAGTCCATCAACTTCCGTCGCTTCACAACGGCCAGTGACGTCTGGATGTTTg CCGTGTGCATGTGGGAGATCCTGAGCTACGGCAAGCAGCCCTTCTTCTGGCTGGAGAACAAGGACGTGATCGGGGTGCTGGAGAGGGGTGACCGCCTGCCCAAGCCTGACCTCTGCCCTCCCGTCCTCTACACCCTCATGACGCGCTGCTGGGACTACGACCCCAACGAAAGGCCCAAGTTCAAGGACTTGGTTTGCAGCTTGAG TGACATTTACCTGATGGAGAAGGAGCTGgccaaggagcaggagaggaacaACCGCCACCGGCCTCCCAAAATCATGGAGCCACCGTCCTTCCAGGAGCCACCTCCAAAG cccagcagaccCAGGTACAAGCCACCACCCCAGAGCAACCTCCTGGCTCCCAAGCTGCAGTTCCAG GTGCCGGAGGGTCTGTGTGCCAGCTCGCCCACGCTCACCAGCCCCATCGAGTACCAGTCTCCGGCCAACTCCCTGCACACCCCGCCGCTCAACCGCCACAACGTCTTCAAGCGCCACAGCATGAGG GAGGAAGATTTCCTCcgtcccagcagcagggaggaggcgCAGAAGCTCTGGGAGATGGAGAGGCTCAAGATGCGGCAGGTCCTGgacaagcagcagaagcagatggTGGAGGACTACCAGTGGCTGCGGCAGGAGGAGAAGGCCCTG GACCCGACGGTGTTTATGAACAACAACGCTCCTCCG CTGCTCCCGGAGAAGGAGACGGATTAca CGGAGTTCACAGGGCCCCCGCAGAAGCCTCCCAGGTTTGGGGCACAG TCCATCCATCCGGCCCCCACCGCCAACCTGGACCGCACGGATGACACCGTGTACAGCAACGTCATGGACCTGGTGCGGGCTGTGCTGCAGTTGAAGAACGAGATCAGCCTCCTGCCCCCAGAAGAGTACATCATCGTGGTGAAG aaCGTGGGCCTTTCCCTGCGGAAGCTGATCGGCAGCGTCGACGAGATCCTGCCCATcctgcccgccgcctcccgcaCTGAG ATCGAGGGGACCCAGAAGCTGCTCAACAAGGACTTGGCCGACCTCATCAACAAGATGCGCCTGGCACAGCAGAACGCTGTCACCTCGCTGAGCGAGGAGTGCAAGCGGCAGATGCTGACGGCCTCCCACACCCTGGCCGTGGATGCCAAGAACCTCCTGGATGCCGTGGACCAAGCCAAGGTCCAGGCCAATCTAGTGAAGCTGTGCTTGGAGTGA
- the PTK2B gene encoding protein-tyrosine kinase 2-beta isoform X1: MAAITCSIPLPASSERGRLHPNLPGSKDTPGCLSWHRLPASSPAPLRRHATSSAPSWCPPPPLLLPPQTSAGGSGAATDVLLRHPDLPAPALLLGKRKGCSAPSTPGVVRMSSIPEALGRPRSSSSRSLAGTLEATLGMGTLEMDKEEMRILKVCFYSNSFNMGKNFKLVKCPVTTEIREVIRSILVSGRIGPDIKLAECYGLRLKHVKSDEIHWLHPDLTVGEVQEKYECLHLEAEWRYDLQIRYLPEDFIERFKEDRTTLLYFYQQLRSEYMQNYASKVSEGMALQLGCLELRRFYKDMPQNALDKKSNFEFLEKEVGLDLFFPSQMQENLKPKQFRKMIQQTFQQYALLREEECILKFLHTLATFANIDQESYRCELIQGWNITVDLVIGPKGIRQMTSKEAKATPGLCLPPQPTCLAEFKHIKSIKCSSVEEGRAVLQLGLSGTPQSLAIKTASLAEAENMADLIDGYCRLQGHLETSLIIFPRREREKRISLPQIPAPHLEERQSTLSDSVSVDSDIYAEIPDESSRPRSGVQHYGISREDVTLGRILGEGFFGEVYEGIYTTPKGERVNVAVKTCKKDCSPENKDKFLSEAVLMKKLDHPHIVKLIGIAEEEPTWIIMELYPYGELGQYLEQNKPCLAVPTLILYALQISKALAYLEAINCVHRDIAVRNILVASPECVKLGDFGLSRYIEDEEYYKASVTRLPIKWMSPESINFRRFTTASDVWMFAVCMWEILSYGKQPFFWLENKDVIGVLERGDRLPKPDLCPPVLYTLMTRCWDYDPNERPKFKDLVCSLSDIYLMEKELAKEQERNNRHRPPKIMEPPSFQEPPPKPSRPRYKPPPQSNLLAPKLQFQVPEGLCASSPTLTSPIEYQSPANSLHTPPLNRHNVFKRHSMREEDFLRPSSREEAQKLWEMERLKMRQVLDKQQKQMVEDYQWLRQEEKALDPTVFMNNNAPPLLPEKETDYNGVAEFTGPPQKPPRFGAQSIHPAPTANLDRTDDTVYSNVMDLVRAVLQLKNEISLLPPEEYIIVVKNVGLSLRKLIGSVDEILPILPAASRTEIEGTQKLLNKDLADLINKMRLAQQNAVTSLSEECKRQMLTASHTLAVDAKNLLDAVDQAKVQANLVKLCLE, from the exons GGAAGGGATGCTCAGCCCCTAGCACCCCAGGCGTGGTGAGGATGTCATCCATCCCCGAGGCGCTGGGTCGCCCCCGGAGCAGCTCCTCCCGCAGCCTGGCCGGGACCCTGGAGGCCACCCTGGGCATGGGGACGTTGGAGATGGACAAGGAGGAGATGCGCATCCTCAAGGTCTGCTTCTACAGCAACAGCTTCAACATGGGCAAGAACTTCAAGCTGGTGAAGTGTCCGGTGACGACAGAGATCCGG gaGGTGATCAGGTCCATCCTGGTGAGCGGCCGCATCGGGCCTGACATCAAGTTGGCCGAGTGCTATGGGCTCCGCCTGAAGCACGTGAAGTCGGACGAGATCCACTGGCTGCACCCAGACCTGACGGTGGGTGAAGTGCAGGAGAAGTACGAGTGCCTGCACCTGGAGGCTGAGTGGAG GTACGATCTCCAAATCCGCTATCTGCCGGAGGATTTCATAGAGCGCTTCAAAGAGGACAGGACCACCTTGCTCTACTTCTACCAGCAG CTCCGGAGCGAGTACATGCAGAATTACGCCAGCAAGGTGAGCGAGGGCATGgccctgcagctgggctgcctgGAGCTCAG GAGGTTTTATAAGGACATGCCTCAGAATGCGCTGGATAAGAAATCCAACTTCGAGTTCCTGGA GAAGGAGGTGGGCCTGGACCTCTTCTTCCCCAGCCAGATGCAGGAGAACCTGAAG CCCAAGCAGTTCCGGAAGATGATCCAGCAGACCTTCCAGCAGTACGcgctgctgcgggaggaggagTGCATCCTCAAGTTCCTCCACACCCTCGCCACCTTCGCCAACATCGACCAGGAGAGCTACCGCTGCGAGCTCATC cAAGGGTGGAACATCACGGTGGACCTGGTCATCGGACCCAAGGGCATCCGGCAGATGACGAGCAAGGAGGCCAAG GCGACGCCggggctctgcctccctccccagcccacgtGCTTGGCCGAATTCAAGCACATCAAGTCCATCAAGTGCTCCAGCGTGGAGGAGGGccgggctgtgctgcagctggggctcagCGGCACCCCCCAG TCCCTGGCTATCAAGACGGCTTCTCTGGCCGAGGCGGAGAACATGGCCGACCTCATCGATGGCTACTGCCGGCTGCAAGGGCACTTGGAAACCTCCCTCATCATCTTCCCCAGGAGAG AGCGGGAGAAGAGGATCAGCCTGCCGCAGATCCCGGCCCC gCACCTGGAGGAGAGACAGTCCACCCTGTCCGACAGCGTGAGCGTGG ATTCCGATATTTATGCTGAAATCCCCGACGAGTCTTCACGACCGAGGTCTGGAG TCCAGCACTACGGGATCTCCCGGGAGGACGTCACGTTGGGCAGGATCCTGGGAGAAGGCTTCTTCGGAGAGGTCTACGAAGGGATCTACACCACCCCG AAAGGGGAGCGGGTCAACGTGGCGGTGAAGACCTGCAAGAAGGACTGCAGCCCGGAGAACAAGGACAAGTTCCTGAGCGAAGCGG TGCTGATGAAGAAGCTGGACCACCCCCATATCGTGAAGCTCATCGGCATCGCAGAAGAGGAGCCCACCTGGATCATCATGGAGCTCTACCCCTACGGAGAG CTGGGGCAATACCTGGAGCAGAACAAGCCCTGCCTCGCCGTGCCCACCCTCATCCTCTACGCGCTGCAGATCAGCAAAGCCCTGGCCTACCTGGAGGCCATCAACTGCGTGCACAG GGATATTGCCGTGAGGAACATCCTGGTGGCCTCCCCAGAGTGTGTGAAGCTGGGCGACTTCGGGCTCTCCAGGTACATCGAGGACGAGGAGTACTATAAAG CGTCTGTCACCCGTCTCCCCATCAAGTGGATGTCACCCGAGTCCATCAACTTCCGTCGCTTCACAACGGCCAGTGACGTCTGGATGTTTg CCGTGTGCATGTGGGAGATCCTGAGCTACGGCAAGCAGCCCTTCTTCTGGCTGGAGAACAAGGACGTGATCGGGGTGCTGGAGAGGGGTGACCGCCTGCCCAAGCCTGACCTCTGCCCTCCCGTCCTCTACACCCTCATGACGCGCTGCTGGGACTACGACCCCAACGAAAGGCCCAAGTTCAAGGACTTGGTTTGCAGCTTGAG TGACATTTACCTGATGGAGAAGGAGCTGgccaaggagcaggagaggaacaACCGCCACCGGCCTCCCAAAATCATGGAGCCACCGTCCTTCCAGGAGCCACCTCCAAAG cccagcagaccCAGGTACAAGCCACCACCCCAGAGCAACCTCCTGGCTCCCAAGCTGCAGTTCCAG GTGCCGGAGGGTCTGTGTGCCAGCTCGCCCACGCTCACCAGCCCCATCGAGTACCAGTCTCCGGCCAACTCCCTGCACACCCCGCCGCTCAACCGCCACAACGTCTTCAAGCGCCACAGCATGAGG GAGGAAGATTTCCTCcgtcccagcagcagggaggaggcgCAGAAGCTCTGGGAGATGGAGAGGCTCAAGATGCGGCAGGTCCTGgacaagcagcagaagcagatggTGGAGGACTACCAGTGGCTGCGGCAGGAGGAGAAGGCCCTG GACCCGACGGTGTTTATGAACAACAACGCTCCTCCG CTGCTCCCGGAGAAGGAGACGGATTAca ACGGCGTAGCGGAGTTCACAGGGCCCCCGCAGAAGCCTCCCAGGTTTGGGGCACAG TCCATCCATCCGGCCCCCACCGCCAACCTGGACCGCACGGATGACACCGTGTACAGCAACGTCATGGACCTGGTGCGGGCTGTGCTGCAGTTGAAGAACGAGATCAGCCTCCTGCCCCCAGAAGAGTACATCATCGTGGTGAAG aaCGTGGGCCTTTCCCTGCGGAAGCTGATCGGCAGCGTCGACGAGATCCTGCCCATcctgcccgccgcctcccgcaCTGAG ATCGAGGGGACCCAGAAGCTGCTCAACAAGGACTTGGCCGACCTCATCAACAAGATGCGCCTGGCACAGCAGAACGCTGTCACCTCGCTGAGCGAGGAGTGCAAGCGGCAGATGCTGACGGCCTCCCACACCCTGGCCGTGGATGCCAAGAACCTCCTGGATGCCGTGGACCAAGCCAAGGTCCAGGCCAATCTAGTGAAGCTGTGCTTGGAGTGA
- the PTK2B gene encoding protein-tyrosine kinase 2-beta isoform X12: protein MSSIPEALGRPRSSSSRSLAGTLEATLGMGTLEMDKEEMRILKVCFYSNSFNMGKNFKLVKCPVTTEIREVIRSILVSGRIGPDIKLAECYGLRLKHVKSDEIHWLHPDLTVGEVQEKYECLHLEAEWRYDLQIRYLPEDFIERFKEDRTTLLYFYQQLRSEYMQNYASKVSEGMALQLGCLELRRFYKDMPQNALDKKSNFEFLEKEVGLDLFFPSQMQENLKPKQFRKMIQQTFQQYALLREEECILKFLHTLATFANIDQESYRCELIQGWNITVDLVIGPKGIRQMTSKEAKPTCLAEFKHIKSIKCSSVEEGRAVLQLGLSGTPQSLAIKTASLAEAENMADLIDGYCRLQGHLETSLIIFPRREREKRISLPQIPAPHLEERQSTLSDSVSVDSDIYAEIPDESSRPRSGVQHYGISREDVTLGRILGEGFFGEVYEGIYTTPKGERVNVAVKTCKKDCSPENKDKFLSEAVLMKKLDHPHIVKLIGIAEEEPTWIIMELYPYGELGQYLEQNKPCLAVPTLILYALQISKALAYLEAINCVHRDIAVRNILVASPECVKLGDFGLSRYIEDEEYYKASVTRLPIKWMSPESINFRRFTTASDVWMFAVCMWEILSYGKQPFFWLENKDVIGVLERGDRLPKPDLCPPVLYTLMTRCWDYDPNERPKFKDLVCSLSDIYLMEKELAKEQERNNRHRPPKIMEPPSFQEPPPKPSRPRYKPPPQSNLLAPKLQFQVPEGLCASSPTLTSPIEYQSPANSLHTPPLNRHNVFKRHSMREEDFLRPSSREEAQKLWEMERLKMRQVLDKQQKQMVEDYQWLRQEEKALDPTVFMNNNAPPLLPEKETDYTEFTGPPQKPPRFGAQSIHPAPTANLDRTDDTVYSNVMDLVRAVLQLKNEISLLPPEEYIIVVKNVGLSLRKLIGSVDEILPILPAASRTEIEGTQKLLNKDLADLINKMRLAQQNAVTSLSEECKRQMLTASHTLAVDAKNLLDAVDQAKVQANLVKLCLE from the exons ATGTCATCCATCCCCGAGGCGCTGGGTCGCCCCCGGAGCAGCTCCTCCCGCAGCCTGGCCGGGACCCTGGAGGCCACCCTGGGCATGGGGACGTTGGAGATGGACAAGGAGGAGATGCGCATCCTCAAGGTCTGCTTCTACAGCAACAGCTTCAACATGGGCAAGAACTTCAAGCTGGTGAAGTGTCCGGTGACGACAGAGATCCGG gaGGTGATCAGGTCCATCCTGGTGAGCGGCCGCATCGGGCCTGACATCAAGTTGGCCGAGTGCTATGGGCTCCGCCTGAAGCACGTGAAGTCGGACGAGATCCACTGGCTGCACCCAGACCTGACGGTGGGTGAAGTGCAGGAGAAGTACGAGTGCCTGCACCTGGAGGCTGAGTGGAG GTACGATCTCCAAATCCGCTATCTGCCGGAGGATTTCATAGAGCGCTTCAAAGAGGACAGGACCACCTTGCTCTACTTCTACCAGCAG CTCCGGAGCGAGTACATGCAGAATTACGCCAGCAAGGTGAGCGAGGGCATGgccctgcagctgggctgcctgGAGCTCAG GAGGTTTTATAAGGACATGCCTCAGAATGCGCTGGATAAGAAATCCAACTTCGAGTTCCTGGA GAAGGAGGTGGGCCTGGACCTCTTCTTCCCCAGCCAGATGCAGGAGAACCTGAAG CCCAAGCAGTTCCGGAAGATGATCCAGCAGACCTTCCAGCAGTACGcgctgctgcgggaggaggagTGCATCCTCAAGTTCCTCCACACCCTCGCCACCTTCGCCAACATCGACCAGGAGAGCTACCGCTGCGAGCTCATC cAAGGGTGGAACATCACGGTGGACCTGGTCATCGGACCCAAGGGCATCCGGCAGATGACGAGCAAGGAGGCCAAG cccacgtGCTTGGCCGAATTCAAGCACATCAAGTCCATCAAGTGCTCCAGCGTGGAGGAGGGccgggctgtgctgcagctggggctcagCGGCACCCCCCAG TCCCTGGCTATCAAGACGGCTTCTCTGGCCGAGGCGGAGAACATGGCCGACCTCATCGATGGCTACTGCCGGCTGCAAGGGCACTTGGAAACCTCCCTCATCATCTTCCCCAGGAGAG AGCGGGAGAAGAGGATCAGCCTGCCGCAGATCCCGGCCCC gCACCTGGAGGAGAGACAGTCCACCCTGTCCGACAGCGTGAGCGTGG ATTCCGATATTTATGCTGAAATCCCCGACGAGTCTTCACGACCGAGGTCTGGAG TCCAGCACTACGGGATCTCCCGGGAGGACGTCACGTTGGGCAGGATCCTGGGAGAAGGCTTCTTCGGAGAGGTCTACGAAGGGATCTACACCACCCCG AAAGGGGAGCGGGTCAACGTGGCGGTGAAGACCTGCAAGAAGGACTGCAGCCCGGAGAACAAGGACAAGTTCCTGAGCGAAGCGG TGCTGATGAAGAAGCTGGACCACCCCCATATCGTGAAGCTCATCGGCATCGCAGAAGAGGAGCCCACCTGGATCATCATGGAGCTCTACCCCTACGGAGAG CTGGGGCAATACCTGGAGCAGAACAAGCCCTGCCTCGCCGTGCCCACCCTCATCCTCTACGCGCTGCAGATCAGCAAAGCCCTGGCCTACCTGGAGGCCATCAACTGCGTGCACAG GGATATTGCCGTGAGGAACATCCTGGTGGCCTCCCCAGAGTGTGTGAAGCTGGGCGACTTCGGGCTCTCCAGGTACATCGAGGACGAGGAGTACTATAAAG CGTCTGTCACCCGTCTCCCCATCAAGTGGATGTCACCCGAGTCCATCAACTTCCGTCGCTTCACAACGGCCAGTGACGTCTGGATGTTTg CCGTGTGCATGTGGGAGATCCTGAGCTACGGCAAGCAGCCCTTCTTCTGGCTGGAGAACAAGGACGTGATCGGGGTGCTGGAGAGGGGTGACCGCCTGCCCAAGCCTGACCTCTGCCCTCCCGTCCTCTACACCCTCATGACGCGCTGCTGGGACTACGACCCCAACGAAAGGCCCAAGTTCAAGGACTTGGTTTGCAGCTTGAG TGACATTTACCTGATGGAGAAGGAGCTGgccaaggagcaggagaggaacaACCGCCACCGGCCTCCCAAAATCATGGAGCCACCGTCCTTCCAGGAGCCACCTCCAAAG cccagcagaccCAGGTACAAGCCACCACCCCAGAGCAACCTCCTGGCTCCCAAGCTGCAGTTCCAG GTGCCGGAGGGTCTGTGTGCCAGCTCGCCCACGCTCACCAGCCCCATCGAGTACCAGTCTCCGGCCAACTCCCTGCACACCCCGCCGCTCAACCGCCACAACGTCTTCAAGCGCCACAGCATGAGG GAGGAAGATTTCCTCcgtcccagcagcagggaggaggcgCAGAAGCTCTGGGAGATGGAGAGGCTCAAGATGCGGCAGGTCCTGgacaagcagcagaagcagatggTGGAGGACTACCAGTGGCTGCGGCAGGAGGAGAAGGCCCTG GACCCGACGGTGTTTATGAACAACAACGCTCCTCCG CTGCTCCCGGAGAAGGAGACGGATTAca CGGAGTTCACAGGGCCCCCGCAGAAGCCTCCCAGGTTTGGGGCACAG TCCATCCATCCGGCCCCCACCGCCAACCTGGACCGCACGGATGACACCGTGTACAGCAACGTCATGGACCTGGTGCGGGCTGTGCTGCAGTTGAAGAACGAGATCAGCCTCCTGCCCCCAGAAGAGTACATCATCGTGGTGAAG aaCGTGGGCCTTTCCCTGCGGAAGCTGATCGGCAGCGTCGACGAGATCCTGCCCATcctgcccgccgcctcccgcaCTGAG ATCGAGGGGACCCAGAAGCTGCTCAACAAGGACTTGGCCGACCTCATCAACAAGATGCGCCTGGCACAGCAGAACGCTGTCACCTCGCTGAGCGAGGAGTGCAAGCGGCAGATGCTGACGGCCTCCCACACCCTGGCCGTGGATGCCAAGAACCTCCTGGATGCCGTGGACCAAGCCAAGGTCCAGGCCAATCTAGTGAAGCTGTGCTTGGAGTGA